One Nocardia iowensis DNA window includes the following coding sequences:
- a CDS encoding NADP-dependent oxidoreductase — protein sequence MKAVRFAEYGGPEVLELVEVAEPHPGPGQIRVAVRAAGVNPHDWRVREGQFQRINPIQLPAGVGQDAAGVVDEVGLGVSGIAVGDFVFGRGSSTYAEFAVLSSWMRLPEQLSFAEAAGYPSVVETALRILRLVGVQPGQTLLVSGAAGGVGSAVLQIARDRGITVIGTAGSANQDYVRSLGARATTYGPGWVERVRELGRVDAALDLNGAGVLRGLLDLTGDPDKVITIADLEAPMLGIRFAGVGGNMPAALAEAVDLITRGKLRIPVAQSYSLTEAAAAHADSQAGHTRGRRVLLV from the coding sequence ATGAAAGCAGTGCGCTTCGCCGAGTACGGCGGCCCGGAGGTCCTGGAACTGGTAGAGGTGGCCGAACCCCATCCGGGTCCTGGTCAGATACGTGTCGCCGTGCGTGCGGCGGGGGTGAATCCGCACGATTGGCGGGTCCGCGAGGGTCAGTTCCAGCGGATCAACCCGATCCAGCTGCCCGCTGGCGTCGGCCAGGACGCGGCCGGTGTGGTGGACGAGGTCGGCCTCGGGGTCAGCGGCATTGCGGTGGGAGACTTTGTGTTCGGCCGCGGTTCGAGCACCTACGCCGAGTTCGCCGTCCTGTCCTCCTGGATGCGCCTGCCCGAGCAGTTGAGCTTCGCCGAAGCGGCCGGTTACCCGTCGGTGGTCGAAACCGCACTGCGGATCCTGCGCCTGGTCGGCGTCCAGCCGGGGCAGACGCTGCTGGTCAGCGGCGCGGCCGGCGGGGTCGGGTCGGCGGTGTTGCAGATCGCCCGCGACCGGGGAATCACGGTGATCGGCACCGCCGGGTCCGCGAACCAGGACTACGTGCGCAGCCTCGGCGCCCGCGCCACCACCTACGGCCCGGGCTGGGTCGAGCGGGTACGTGAGCTCGGCCGCGTCGATGCCGCACTGGACCTCAACGGCGCTGGCGTGCTCCGCGGACTGCTCGACCTGACCGGTGACCCGGACAAGGTGATCACCATCGCCGACCTCGAGGCCCCCATGCTCGGCATCCGCTTCGCAGGCGTCGGCGGCAACATGCCTGCGGCGCTGGCCGAGGCGGTCGACCTCATCACCCGCGGGAAACTCCGCATCCCGGTCGCCCAGTCCTACTCGCTCACCGAGGCCGCCGCCGCGCACGCGGACAGCCAGGCCGGACACACCCGCGGACGCCGGGTCCTGCTCGTCTGA
- a CDS encoding helix-turn-helix domain-containing protein has product MRPPAGIMFMTDCPARTAMEVIANKWSVVTLYALTDGPKRHSELVALSGGISHKVLTQTLRRLQRNGLVDRRRYAEAPPRVEYSLTPLGETLQEPIAMLTRWAQVHGEALVDFQESAAANQTR; this is encoded by the coding sequence GTGCGTCCTCCTGCCGGAATCATGTTCATGACCGACTGTCCCGCGCGCACAGCGATGGAGGTCATCGCGAACAAGTGGTCGGTAGTCACCCTGTACGCGCTGACAGACGGCCCCAAGCGGCACAGTGAACTCGTCGCCTTGTCCGGCGGTATCTCCCACAAGGTGCTGACTCAGACGCTGCGCCGCCTGCAGCGCAACGGCCTCGTCGATCGACGGCGCTACGCCGAGGCGCCCCCGCGGGTGGAATACAGCCTGACCCCGCTCGGCGAGACGCTCCAAGAGCCGATAGCGATGCTGACGCGGTGGGCACAGGTGCACGGAGAAGCGCTCGTCGACTTCCAGGAATCGGCAGCCGCGAACCAGACGCGCTAG
- a CDS encoding TetR/AcrR family transcriptional regulator: MPRPRQFDEERVLSAVQSAFWDNGYAGTSLEDLLIASGLGKGSLYGAFGDKKSLFLRVLRMYDEANNQMLRSWLEQAERGIDVIRGFVTGPVRDPSGEQARRGCLLANTAMELSVSAAEVAAEARRSYASTTAVLTDAVRRAQREGDLAPHLDPDVTARAVLAGQLGLIVLGRVGQDPAALSATAEALLNGLLPAF; the protein is encoded by the coding sequence ATGCCGCGTCCACGACAGTTCGATGAAGAGCGCGTGCTGTCAGCTGTGCAGTCGGCGTTTTGGGATAACGGGTACGCGGGCACATCGCTCGAAGATCTCCTGATAGCCAGTGGGCTCGGCAAGGGGAGCCTGTACGGAGCGTTCGGAGACAAGAAGAGCCTGTTCTTGCGCGTGCTGCGGATGTATGACGAGGCCAATAATCAAATGCTACGCAGCTGGCTCGAACAAGCTGAGCGCGGTATCGATGTAATCCGGGGTTTCGTGACCGGGCCCGTGCGTGATCCCAGTGGCGAGCAAGCCCGTCGGGGTTGCCTGCTCGCCAACACTGCGATGGAACTGTCGGTGAGCGCCGCCGAGGTGGCCGCGGAGGCGCGGCGCAGCTACGCCTCGACCACCGCCGTGCTGACCGACGCGGTACGACGAGCGCAACGCGAGGGAGACCTCGCGCCCCATCTGGACCCCGACGTCACCGCCCGGGCGGTGCTGGCCGGTCAGCTCGGGCTGATCGTGCTCGGCCGAGTCGGCCAGGATCCGGCCGCGTTGTCGGCCACAGCCGAGGCTCTGCTCAACGGCCTGCTGCCCGCGTTCTGA
- a CDS encoding CocE/NonD family hydrolase, producing MYRPRIDTDIEMTTRDGVVLAGDLYRPDDDGRWPVLLHRTPYNRKDSYRVSGIVADPLWLARQGFAVLVQDTRGRFESGGEFDFITQEYNDSSDAIDWAATQFWSDGNVGIYGSSYLGMAVLQAVAARNPHLKAAVALVATADMHHTARPGGVFELGFLTTYALVLCREGLDHTSLDAGEQEQVRKLLTEAFADPRATVSRLPLTDISPLDDDRIAPFWTDWLRSPHDPFWDRPTLLTEPERVTIPFLQITGYQDFTSPTQFRLATQLADNEHTGLIAGPWTHFGTYTPSGQVGARVLPNAGAGVPTWNPVLAAFFDRHLRGGDGSAYPTADRYLSGPGRVTYFVGGSNTWAHAPAWPPATTVAEWALTSGGDARTATGDGLLAHPGAKHEPTSAISDTFTADPHDPFPTYGGAITIEGDAAAAPQGIQDQRAVDGRVDLLVYTSAPLTEDVIIAGQPELVTFLTSSAPDADVCVTLVDVEPDGFAGNVADGAQRARYRDGGDTDWLRPEQPGRVTVTLHDVAHRFRAGHRIRVQIAGFSFPRYSRNLHTRTIPEFGTLDEAVAAQHTVHHGPTAPSMLRLPVLS from the coding sequence GTGTATCGCCCCCGCATCGACACCGACATCGAGATGACGACCAGAGACGGCGTCGTCCTCGCCGGCGATCTATACCGCCCCGATGACGACGGCCGCTGGCCGGTCTTGCTGCACCGCACCCCGTACAACCGCAAGGATTCCTACCGGGTTTCCGGGATAGTCGCCGACCCGCTGTGGCTCGCCCGCCAAGGCTTCGCAGTGCTCGTCCAAGACACCCGTGGCCGGTTCGAATCCGGCGGCGAGTTCGACTTCATCACCCAGGAGTACAACGATTCCTCCGACGCGATCGACTGGGCCGCAACACAATTCTGGAGCGACGGCAACGTCGGGATCTACGGCTCGTCCTACCTCGGAATGGCCGTCCTGCAAGCCGTCGCCGCCCGCAACCCACACCTCAAAGCCGCTGTCGCGCTGGTCGCCACCGCCGACATGCACCACACCGCCCGACCGGGCGGAGTGTTCGAACTGGGCTTCCTCACCACCTACGCCCTCGTCTTGTGCCGCGAAGGCCTCGACCACACTTCCTTGGACGCAGGCGAGCAAGAGCAGGTTCGCAAGCTACTCACCGAAGCCTTTGCCGACCCCCGCGCCACCGTGAGCCGACTGCCGCTGACCGACATCAGCCCCCTCGACGACGACCGGATCGCGCCGTTCTGGACCGACTGGCTGCGCTCGCCCCACGACCCGTTCTGGGACCGGCCCACCCTGCTCACCGAACCCGAACGGGTCACCATCCCGTTCCTGCAGATCACCGGCTACCAGGACTTCACCAGCCCCACCCAGTTCCGGCTCGCCACCCAGCTGGCCGACAACGAGCACACCGGCCTCATCGCCGGACCATGGACCCACTTCGGCACTTACACCCCCTCCGGCCAGGTCGGTGCCCGCGTCCTGCCCAACGCCGGAGCCGGTGTGCCCACTTGGAATCCGGTACTCGCCGCGTTCTTCGACCGGCACCTGCGCGGCGGCGACGGCTCGGCCTACCCCACCGCCGACCGGTATCTGTCCGGACCAGGCCGGGTCACCTACTTCGTCGGCGGTTCGAACACCTGGGCACACGCACCCGCCTGGCCACCCGCGACGACCGTCGCGGAATGGGCCCTCACCTCCGGCGGCGACGCCCGCACCGCAACCGGCGATGGACTGCTCGCCCACCCAGGCGCGAAACACGAACCGACCTCCGCCATCTCCGACACCTTTACTGCCGATCCGCACGACCCGTTTCCCACTTACGGCGGAGCGATCACGATCGAAGGCGACGCCGCGGCGGCACCGCAGGGCATTCAGGACCAGCGCGCCGTCGACGGCCGCGTCGACCTGCTCGTCTACACCAGCGCACCGCTGACCGAGGACGTGATCATCGCCGGACAACCCGAGCTGGTCACCTTTCTCACCAGCAGCGCCCCGGATGCGGACGTGTGCGTCACGCTGGTCGACGTCGAGCCCGACGGTTTCGCGGGCAACGTGGCCGACGGCGCCCAGCGCGCCCGTTACCGCGACGGTGGCGACACCGACTGGCTCCGCCCCGAGCAGCCCGGTCGGGTGACCGTCACCCTCCACGACGTCGCGCACCGCTTCCGCGCCGGGCACCGCATCCGCGTGCAGATCGCCGGTTTCAGCTTCCCGCGCTACAGCCGAAACCTACACACCCGCACCATTCCCGAGTTCGGCACCCTCGATGAGGCCGTTGCCGCCCAGCACACCGTGCACCACGGTCCGACCGCCCCGTCCATGCTGCGCCTGCCGGTGCTCAGCTGA
- a CDS encoding SDR family oxidoreductase produces the protein MTTREHAIALVTGANKGIGRAAAQQLATLGMTVLVGARDPQRGEQAAAAIRAAGGTAHALTLDVTDAATIRAAAHWIEEHLGHLDVLINNAGISGSGQVDPGDAVDQIPSTVELDMVRKVFETNVFGVIAVTNAMLPLLRRSPTPRIVNVASHAASLTLFSDPNGPFAALLPSAAYSPSKSALLSLTVNYANELRKDGILVNAVAPGYVDTDSNNHTGFLTVEQGAAILVRMATLGADGTTGGFVSEDGPVPW, from the coding sequence ATGACTACTCGAGAGCACGCAATCGCTCTGGTTACCGGAGCGAACAAAGGGATCGGCCGGGCGGCAGCCCAACAGCTCGCCACCTTAGGAATGACAGTGCTGGTCGGCGCCAGGGATCCCCAGCGCGGCGAGCAGGCCGCGGCGGCGATACGCGCGGCCGGGGGCACAGCGCATGCGCTCACCTTGGACGTCACCGATGCGGCGACAATCCGAGCGGCGGCACACTGGATCGAGGAACATCTCGGGCACCTGGACGTACTGATCAACAACGCGGGAATCAGCGGTTCCGGTCAGGTCGACCCCGGCGACGCCGTCGACCAAATCCCCAGCACCGTCGAGCTGGACATGGTCCGAAAGGTCTTCGAAACCAACGTCTTCGGCGTGATCGCGGTGACCAATGCCATGCTGCCGCTGCTGCGGCGGTCACCCACACCGCGCATCGTCAACGTTGCGAGCCATGCCGCTTCGCTCACCCTGTTCAGCGACCCCAATGGTCCGTTCGCGGCGTTGTTGCCCTCGGCGGCGTACTCGCCGTCGAAGTCGGCGCTGCTTTCGTTGACTGTCAACTACGCCAACGAACTACGTAAGGACGGCATCCTGGTCAACGCTGTGGCTCCCGGTTACGTGGACACCGACAGCAATAACCACACCGGCTTTCTCACCGTGGAGCAAGGAGCAGCGATTCTGGTGCGCATGGCCACACTCGGGGCAGACGGAACAACCGGTGGATTCGTCAGCGAAGACGGCCCGGTTCCGTGGTAG
- a CDS encoding DoxX family protein, which yields MHITALTLSALLAVAMLQSGVMKFVRPAWIRQFAEAVHLTTSQLHVLGSLQIAATVGLIWGIWFPPFAIAAAIGLVLYFVGAIVAHIRTGDRNMLGAMVFLTFSIATSIVLGVDVFLT from the coding sequence ATGCACATCACAGCCCTGACCCTGTCCGCCCTGCTCGCCGTGGCGATGCTCCAGTCCGGAGTGATGAAATTCGTCCGCCCCGCGTGGATACGCCAATTCGCCGAAGCGGTCCACCTCACCACTTCCCAGCTCCATGTGCTCGGGAGCCTGCAGATCGCCGCGACGGTCGGGCTCATCTGGGGGATCTGGTTCCCGCCCTTCGCGATCGCCGCCGCGATCGGGCTGGTGCTCTACTTCGTCGGCGCGATCGTCGCCCACATCCGCACCGGCGACCGAAATATGTTGGGGGCCATGGTGTTCCTTACGTTCTCGATCGCGACGTCAATCGTGCTCGGTGTCGATGTGTTCCTCACCTGA
- the sigJ gene encoding RNA polymerase sigma factor SigJ has product MSEPGRAMADADTATRIFVEHRELLFSVVYNMLGSVADTEDVLQDVWLSWAPRTEPKTVAQVENPRAYLVRMAVNQALARRAAVTRRRETYVGPWLPEPLVATAPESDAEAEVLRVESLSTALLVVLESLAPVERAVFVLSETFGYSHGEIGEMLDRSPAAVRQLAYRARQHVAARRPRTQADPRLRREVTERFVAATMGGDLEGLLAVLAPDVTLWTDGGAKGPAHSLRPVHGWERVAKVFLELARGGGLRGYQVRWRTVSGDPGAVVFDGDAPLAVLVLDVTPDNMVQGIYSVTNPDKLTGVR; this is encoded by the coding sequence ATGAGCGAGCCAGGACGAGCGATGGCGGACGCCGACACGGCGACACGGATCTTCGTCGAGCACCGGGAACTGTTGTTCTCCGTTGTCTACAACATGCTCGGCAGCGTCGCCGACACCGAGGACGTGCTGCAGGATGTGTGGCTGTCCTGGGCGCCGCGCACCGAGCCGAAAACCGTGGCGCAGGTGGAGAATCCGCGTGCATACCTGGTGCGGATGGCGGTGAACCAGGCGCTCGCCCGCCGGGCGGCGGTGACCAGGCGCCGGGAAACCTACGTGGGCCCGTGGTTGCCCGAACCACTGGTCGCCACCGCACCGGAGTCCGATGCCGAAGCCGAAGTGCTTCGGGTGGAGTCACTCTCGACAGCCCTGCTGGTGGTTCTGGAATCGCTCGCACCGGTGGAGCGGGCGGTATTCGTGCTCTCCGAGACCTTCGGGTACAGCCACGGCGAGATCGGCGAGATGCTGGATCGCAGCCCGGCGGCGGTACGCCAGCTGGCGTACCGGGCGCGTCAGCATGTGGCGGCCCGCCGCCCCCGTACCCAGGCCGATCCGCGGCTGCGCCGCGAGGTCACCGAGCGCTTTGTCGCCGCCACCATGGGCGGCGATCTGGAAGGTCTGCTCGCGGTACTGGCGCCGGACGTCACGCTGTGGACCGACGGCGGCGCGAAGGGACCCGCGCACAGCCTGCGACCGGTGCACGGCTGGGAGCGGGTCGCCAAGGTCTTCCTGGAGCTCGCCCGCGGCGGCGGGCTGCGCGGTTACCAGGTGCGGTGGCGCACGGTCAGCGGCGATCCGGGTGCCGTCGTCTTCGACGGCGATGCACCGCTCGCCGTTCTGGTGCTCGACGTGACACCCGACAACATGGTTCAGGGCATCTACTCGGTGACCAACCCGGACAAGCTGACCGGCGTCCGCTGA
- a CDS encoding TetR/AcrR family transcriptional regulator — MTAPTVGRRERKKAATRQKIADTALRLFLERGYDEVGIRDVAAEADVAVTTLFSHFASKEALVFEQEENFEQRLTRAVTGRSADEPLIPALRREIQAMVRHCASEDAAPIWRMINQSLALREYEESMRLRYAQSLATAIAADLDPAPTTTACRALARFVIDAYSLGRAADDPPATVDEIFQMIEAAWEVARPT; from the coding sequence ATGACAGCGCCGACCGTCGGACGTCGCGAGCGAAAGAAGGCCGCGACCCGCCAGAAGATCGCCGATACCGCCCTGCGGCTGTTTCTGGAACGCGGATATGACGAAGTGGGCATCCGCGACGTGGCCGCCGAGGCCGACGTAGCCGTCACCACGCTCTTCTCCCACTTCGCCTCGAAAGAGGCCCTGGTGTTCGAGCAGGAAGAGAACTTCGAACAGCGACTGACCCGGGCGGTCACCGGCCGGTCGGCGGACGAGCCCCTCATCCCCGCGCTGCGGCGCGAGATCCAGGCCATGGTGCGGCACTGCGCATCCGAGGACGCCGCTCCGATCTGGCGCATGATCAACCAATCACTCGCCCTACGGGAGTACGAGGAGTCGATGCGGCTGCGCTATGCGCAATCGCTGGCCACTGCCATCGCCGCAGATCTCGACCCGGCACCGACCACAACGGCATGCCGGGCGCTCGCGAGGTTCGTCATCGACGCCTATTCGCTTGGCCGTGCGGCGGATGATCCACCGGCCACGGTGGACGAAATCTTCCAGATGATCGAGGCCGCCTGGGAGGTCGCCCGCCCCACCTGA
- a CDS encoding putative quinol monooxygenase, with amino-acid sequence MSEIVVIATLQAKPGRGAELLALLSALIPPVLRSEPGLERYAFYVEQGCDPLRVTVIEKYASGTDLTAHNSGVVAGYLPRLLDLVDPAPHTIELRPAPLTFTVSETDAARLTI; translated from the coding sequence TTGTCCGAAATCGTCGTCATCGCCACCCTCCAAGCCAAACCAGGACGCGGCGCCGAACTACTCGCGCTGCTCTCCGCATTGATACCTCCGGTGCTCCGCAGCGAGCCCGGCCTAGAGCGTTACGCCTTCTATGTCGAACAAGGCTGCGACCCCCTCCGCGTCACCGTGATCGAGAAGTACGCCTCAGGCACCGACTTGACGGCACACAACAGCGGTGTTGTGGCTGGCTATCTGCCTCGGCTGCTCGATCTTGTCGACCCCGCACCCCACACCATCGAACTACGCCCGGCACCACTGACGTTCACCGTCAGCGAGACCGACGCCGCTCGGCTGACCATCTAG
- a CDS encoding winged helix-turn-helix transcriptional regulator, protein MSGFEDHRQQLVADCRLRAATDLFAHTWDPVVLAALRDGPRRRRELRAGIGGVSDKALTEALRRLLGYGLIERRRYARTPPRVDYGLTSLGASLVDGPMKALGTWVLDHGDDLLTAQDNTARELRQHGERTTPT, encoded by the coding sequence ATGAGCGGTTTCGAAGACCACCGCCAGCAGCTGGTGGCGGACTGCCGGTTGCGTGCAGCCACCGACCTGTTCGCCCATACCTGGGATCCCGTCGTGTTGGCTGCGCTGCGTGATGGGCCACGCCGCCGCCGCGAACTGCGGGCCGGTATCGGCGGTGTCAGCGACAAAGCCCTCACCGAAGCGTTGCGCCGCCTCCTCGGCTACGGCCTGATCGAGCGCCGCAGGTACGCGCGGACGCCACCCCGCGTCGACTACGGATTGACCAGTCTGGGTGCAAGTCTGGTCGACGGACCCATGAAAGCGCTCGGCACCTGGGTTCTCGACCACGGCGACGACCTGCTCACCGCCCAAGACAACACGGCCCGAGAACTGCGCCAGCACGGAGAACGAACTACACCGACGTGA
- a CDS encoding SDR family NAD(P)-dependent oxidoreductase has translation MKVLEGKVAVVTGANTGIGLAIARSYRAEGARVFAVGRRQAQLDEVEAELGPKVTGIRCDVGRLEDLDRLYATVAEQAGRIDVLVANAGIGIAAPLGEITEEQFDAMFTTNVKGSLFTVQKAMPLLSPGASIILTGSTAISRPQSYLPVYGATKAAIRNLARGFAHDAGKRQYRINVLSPGGTRTQGLQELVSADELTAAGAAVPLGRLAEPEEIAAAAVFLASDASSYVNGSELVVDGGFAQV, from the coding sequence ATGAAGGTGCTGGAGGGCAAGGTCGCGGTCGTGACCGGGGCGAACACGGGTATCGGGCTGGCGATCGCGCGGTCCTACCGCGCCGAGGGAGCGCGGGTGTTCGCCGTCGGTCGTCGCCAGGCGCAGCTCGACGAGGTCGAAGCCGAACTCGGCCCCAAGGTCACCGGGATCCGCTGCGACGTCGGCCGACTCGAAGACCTCGACAGGCTCTACGCCACCGTCGCCGAACAGGCGGGCCGGATCGATGTCCTGGTGGCCAACGCGGGGATCGGAATCGCCGCCCCGCTGGGCGAGATCACCGAGGAGCAATTCGACGCCATGTTCACCACCAACGTCAAGGGCTCGCTGTTCACCGTGCAGAAAGCGATGCCGCTGCTCTCGCCGGGCGCGTCGATCATCCTCACCGGATCGACGGCGATCTCGCGCCCCCAGTCCTACCTGCCCGTGTACGGGGCGACCAAGGCCGCGATCCGCAACCTGGCTCGCGGGTTCGCCCACGACGCCGGCAAGCGCCAGTACCGGATCAACGTGCTCTCCCCCGGCGGCACCCGCACACAGGGCTTGCAAGAGCTGGTCTCAGCCGACGAACTCACCGCGGCCGGGGCGGCGGTTCCGCTCGGCCGACTGGCCGAACCAGAGGAAATCGCCGCGGCAGCCGTGTTCCTCGCCTCCGACGCGTCCAGCTACGTCAACGGCTCCGAACTCGTCGTGGACGGCGGCTTCGCCCAGGTCTGA
- a CDS encoding GNAT family N-acetyltransferase — protein MADWEIRPATSADVEAIAELRAVVLRADLTRLGRYDSQRVRQRLRDEFVAEHTWVIEVGGEFAGCVALRPAADAHWLEHFYLASHLQGSGIGAAVLSHLLEECDRDGIVVRLNVLQGSPARRLYKRHGFVVSTEDPVDVFLVREPRRGPTIALF, from the coding sequence ATGGCGGACTGGGAGATTCGACCGGCCACATCGGCCGATGTCGAGGCAATAGCCGAATTGCGGGCTGTGGTGCTTCGGGCGGATCTGACCCGGCTCGGCCGATATGACAGCCAGCGCGTTCGTCAGCGATTGCGGGATGAGTTCGTCGCGGAGCACACATGGGTGATCGAAGTCGGTGGTGAGTTCGCCGGTTGCGTGGCGTTGCGCCCGGCGGCGGATGCGCACTGGCTCGAGCACTTTTACCTCGCGTCTCATCTGCAAGGCAGCGGAATCGGTGCGGCAGTGCTGAGCCATCTGCTGGAGGAGTGCGACCGCGATGGCATCGTGGTGCGGCTAAATGTCTTGCAGGGCAGCCCGGCTCGACGGTTGTACAAACGGCACGGATTCGTCGTAAGCACCGAGGATCCGGTGGATGTATTCCTGGTACGCGAACCAAGACGTGGCCCAACCATCGCTCTCTTCTGA
- a CDS encoding BPL-N domain-containing protein has translation MNRNGDTRSTVVNRRRLLFGVLPAAALMVGCGESGAGARTASRRLALIYNGAQGCPGCAPAVADLLQGAPHPFEVKYVGPGTEIPVSAAALAEAQLYVQPGGGADLEATWQSLRGSAGLIRDWVRDGGSYLGLCFGGYLAGRNPGFDLLPGDTNGYINSPGATVPDARDTVVPVDWQGKPRHMYFQDGPAFFLDDGADATVLATYPNGTAAVVVAPYGKGRVGVSGPHPEADESWYAEKGLTNPDGVHFDLAYELIEATVGRR, from the coding sequence ATGAACCGGAACGGCGACACCCGCTCGACCGTTGTGAACCGACGCCGACTGCTCTTCGGCGTCCTCCCGGCCGCCGCCCTGATGGTCGGCTGCGGCGAGTCAGGTGCCGGCGCACGGACCGCATCACGACGGCTCGCGCTCATCTACAACGGCGCGCAGGGGTGCCCCGGATGCGCGCCCGCTGTAGCCGACCTGCTGCAAGGGGCACCGCACCCATTCGAGGTCAAATATGTCGGCCCCGGCACCGAGATACCCGTGAGCGCAGCCGCTTTGGCCGAAGCCCAACTCTACGTCCAGCCCGGCGGTGGCGCCGACCTCGAGGCGACCTGGCAGTCCCTGCGCGGCTCAGCCGGGCTGATCCGCGACTGGGTCCGCGACGGCGGCAGCTACCTTGGGTTGTGCTTCGGCGGCTACCTCGCTGGCCGCAACCCGGGCTTCGACCTGCTCCCCGGCGACACCAACGGCTACATCAATTCCCCAGGCGCCACGGTTCCCGACGCCCGCGACACCGTGGTACCGGTGGACTGGCAGGGCAAGCCCCGCCACATGTACTTCCAGGACGGGCCTGCCTTCTTCCTGGACGACGGCGCCGACGCCACCGTCCTGGCGACCTACCCCAACGGCACCGCCGCCGTCGTCGTCGCCCCCTACGGCAAAGGCAGGGTCGGGGTCAGCGGCCCACACCCGGAGGCCGACGAATCCTGGTATGCGGAAAAGGGATTGACCAACCCCGACGGCGTCCACTTCGACCTGGCCTACGAACTGATCGAAGCGACCGTCGGACGGCGCTGA
- a CDS encoding amidohydrolase family protein, translating to MRTVIRDVRLFDGEKTTPRTTVLIIDDRIAEYDGGPGDIEIDGTGRTLLPGLIDAHTHTFGEGDLAAALAFGVTTELDMFCLPESLAIQRELAARRDDIADFRSAGTLATAPGGHPSQLLAAPGVDTQGAAPFDMIESPYQAVDFVRARLAEGADYLKIVIDDGAVHGATLPVLSEQTVRALVVAAHAADLRVIAHAITAAEVRTALDCGVDGLAHVWTDASDTDLVADVAASGIFVISTLVYFEAITEQAADRSVPGTAAGAASVARLLYEADVPLLAGTDATPYVPAHGAGLHRELELLIAAGLTNQEALAAATSLPARYFGLADRGRVAPGLRADLLLVEGDPTADISATAAVTEVWRRGVRLARRP from the coding sequence ATGCGCACCGTAATTCGCGACGTCCGGCTGTTCGACGGTGAGAAGACCACACCCCGCACGACCGTGCTGATCATCGACGATCGCATCGCCGAGTACGACGGCGGCCCCGGCGATATCGAGATCGACGGGACCGGGCGGACACTGCTGCCCGGCCTGATCGACGCGCACACGCACACCTTCGGGGAGGGCGATCTCGCCGCCGCCCTCGCCTTCGGCGTCACCACCGAGCTGGACATGTTCTGCCTGCCCGAAAGCCTGGCCATCCAGCGCGAACTCGCCGCCCGGCGCGACGACATCGCCGATTTTCGCAGCGCGGGCACCCTCGCCACGGCCCCGGGCGGGCACCCCAGCCAACTGCTGGCCGCGCCGGGCGTCGACACGCAGGGCGCCGCGCCGTTCGACATGATCGAAAGCCCGTACCAGGCAGTCGATTTCGTGCGCGCCCGGCTCGCCGAGGGCGCCGACTATCTCAAGATCGTCATCGATGACGGCGCCGTGCACGGAGCAACACTGCCGGTGCTGTCCGAGCAGACGGTGCGCGCGCTGGTCGTCGCGGCCCATGCGGCCGACCTCAGGGTGATCGCGCACGCCATCACCGCCGCCGAGGTACGCACCGCTCTCGACTGCGGCGTCGACGGACTCGCCCACGTCTGGACCGACGCCTCCGACACCGATCTCGTCGCCGACGTTGCCGCCAGCGGCATCTTCGTCATCAGCACGCTCGTGTACTTCGAGGCGATCACCGAGCAGGCCGCCGATCGTTCGGTGCCCGGCACGGCGGCAGGCGCAGCCTCGGTCGCGCGACTCCTCTACGAGGCCGACGTGCCGCTGCTGGCCGGGACCGACGCCACCCCCTATGTCCCGGCCCACGGTGCCGGACTGCACCGGGAGCTCGAGCTGCTCATCGCGGCGGGACTCACCAACCAGGAGGCGCTCGCGGCGGCTACGAGTTTGCCCGCGCGGTACTTCGGGCTCGCGGATCGAGGTCGCGTCGCCCCGGGGCTGCGCGCCGACCTGCTCCTGGTGGAGGGAGATCCCACTGCTGATATCTCCGCGACCGCGGCGGTCACCGAAGTCTGGCGGCGCGGTGTCAGACTCGCCAGGCGGCCGTGA